A DNA window from Candidatus Cloacimonadota bacterium contains the following coding sequences:
- a CDS encoding C25 family cysteine peptidase, which translates to MKNSVTFLFALFLILSTVNLLAEIQQEYNFDINRIEFQQEFGYDFITFPDAINLGQVGAPDIPKKIERFVIPQNNKIKSVRIISLISDTLTGKYNIYPAQPPQVLSKDESEINFIPPSKKIYSSKNAYPERIVSLRKNGYLAGYNIASIIISPLQYLPAEKKLIFHSHITLEILFEKSERYRIDFSTRNANSKKMIEEIVAKSVNNPMQIEQCSPEISQSESRLPAEDHLYVIITSDELVADFQPLADWRKRKGFSAKIVSTSFIYANYEGVDDAEKVRNFIIDAYASWGTLWVLLGGDTEVMPFRQAFAFDCEYGSYEDNYLPCDLYFSDLDGSWNANGNDIYGEIADNIDMYPDVFVGRASVENSMEATAFVEKILTYEKNPPANFSTEMLFLAMVLWNDPYTDSSVNKNYIDEMFVPQSFDPIEKLYQSLGNETPENVMNALNAGQNFINHSGHAGWHALSIGNYHNIDREDMDALTNAPAFSNLYSIGCWPAAFDYDCVAEHFLNNPNGGGIAFFGNSRYGWGSPGNPFFGYSDRFDQEFYHQIFDQNIILAGNTLGALKTKFIPLAQAENVYRWCEYEINLLGDPAMPFWTDVLDSMVVICDSSVHLGENYYSVIVQNQDLSPFKNALVCVMQNDGIYQSGFTNFNGQVEFDFEITDPSESVFLTITAPNKFPFESNLEIIVAEPYLDIVSYSTNNSQKGLITPGDTIFMNIEVRNFGAESIGEVESELDTESDKIVILDGQIEIGEVPANTSLIIENAFLFSVSSEMQNGETIFLDYEITGEDQYFKQGSLPVLGATPVLSYFYNEYENENNPEPGESAEIHLLMENSGFAESQNVEIEFTAQIPFIEILEPVTNLENIPAEKFADHILPVSILPNCPTPSFAEIVMNFETETGYTFADTFSIGIGEIGFFDEMESGDENWEHFGENDLWHLSSEQNFSGEYSWYCGDEATLTYVNDMDAKLQTEGIILEKNAELSFWCWYQFPNYGTDGIYAEIYDGTEWIELDFIGSGGALGILPTSNDWIQYVYDLSGFPQGTAISLRFRMHSDESEVEEGAFIDDVKIAGTNRVISANFSADNLYGAEPLVVNFTDKSYSAVDSIASWFWEFEDGSFSYEQNPTHTFDGVGSGKQTIKLTVEDEFGFSSEKIRANYIEVLSLAVDENPFGSTVFHQNYPNPFAAISGTSIRFGIKKKQDVQIDIFNILGQKVKNIVAEELPPGNYSFNWDGKNAMNDQVSVGVYFYRIKTKQNNYVRKMLLMR; encoded by the coding sequence ATGAAAAATTCAGTTACTTTTTTATTCGCCCTATTTTTGATTTTGAGCACAGTAAACCTTCTCGCAGAAATTCAGCAGGAATATAATTTTGATATAAATAGGATAGAATTTCAACAAGAATTTGGTTATGATTTTATTACATTTCCCGATGCGATAAATTTGGGACAAGTAGGTGCTCCGGACATTCCAAAAAAAATCGAGCGTTTTGTCATTCCCCAAAATAATAAAATTAAGTCCGTGAGAATAATATCTCTGATTTCCGACACCCTTACCGGAAAATATAATATTTATCCGGCACAACCTCCCCAAGTTCTTTCCAAAGATGAAAGTGAGATAAATTTCATTCCACCATCGAAAAAAATTTATTCAAGCAAAAATGCGTATCCTGAAAGAATTGTATCTCTTAGGAAAAATGGGTATCTTGCCGGTTATAATATCGCTTCGATCATTATTTCACCCTTGCAATATCTTCCTGCTGAAAAAAAACTAATCTTTCATTCCCATATTACGCTTGAAATATTATTTGAAAAGAGTGAAAGATATCGAATAGATTTTTCTACAAGAAATGCGAATAGCAAAAAAATGATTGAAGAGATTGTTGCGAAATCTGTTAACAATCCGATGCAAATTGAACAATGTTCACCCGAAATTTCGCAATCCGAATCACGTTTACCCGCTGAAGACCATTTGTACGTTATCATCACTTCGGATGAACTTGTTGCGGATTTTCAGCCATTAGCAGATTGGAGAAAGCGAAAAGGATTTTCGGCAAAAATTGTTTCAACTTCCTTTATTTATGCAAATTATGAAGGTGTGGATGATGCCGAAAAAGTAAGAAATTTCATCATCGATGCTTATGCAAGTTGGGGCACACTTTGGGTGCTCCTTGGCGGTGATACGGAAGTTATGCCATTCCGACAAGCATTCGCATTTGATTGTGAATATGGCAGTTATGAGGATAATTATCTTCCGTGTGATCTGTATTTTTCCGATCTGGACGGCAGTTGGAACGCAAACGGAAACGATATCTACGGTGAAATTGCGGACAATATTGATATGTATCCGGATGTTTTTGTGGGCAGAGCCTCAGTAGAAAATTCTATGGAAGCAACTGCTTTTGTGGAAAAAATATTAACCTACGAAAAAAATCCACCGGCAAATTTTTCTACGGAAATGCTATTTCTCGCAATGGTTTTATGGAATGATCCCTACACGGATTCGAGTGTAAATAAAAATTATATTGATGAAATGTTTGTTCCCCAAAGTTTTGATCCCATCGAAAAATTATATCAATCGCTCGGAAATGAAACACCGGAAAATGTGATGAATGCTCTCAATGCCGGACAAAATTTCATCAATCATTCCGGTCACGCAGGATGGCATGCCTTGAGCATTGGAAATTATCATAATATTGATAGAGAAGATATGGATGCTCTGACGAACGCACCCGCATTTTCAAATTTATATTCAATCGGTTGTTGGCCGGCAGCTTTTGATTATGATTGCGTAGCAGAGCATTTTTTAAATAATCCAAATGGCGGAGGTATAGCATTTTTCGGTAATTCTCGTTATGGATGGGGAAGTCCGGGCAACCCGTTTTTTGGATATTCAGATAGATTCGACCAAGAATTTTATCATCAGATTTTTGATCAAAACATAATTCTGGCGGGAAATACTTTGGGTGCATTAAAGACAAAATTTATTCCACTGGCACAAGCAGAAAATGTATATCGTTGGTGCGAATATGAGATAAATTTACTCGGTGATCCCGCTATGCCATTTTGGACAGATGTGCTTGATTCGATGGTCGTAATCTGCGATTCTTCAGTGCATTTAGGCGAAAATTATTATTCTGTGATTGTTCAAAATCAGGATTTATCCCCTTTCAAAAATGCTCTCGTTTGTGTGATGCAAAACGATGGGATTTACCAAAGCGGTTTCACAAATTTCAACGGACAAGTCGAATTTGATTTTGAAATTACAGATCCGAGTGAAAGCGTTTTTCTGACCATTACAGCCCCCAACAAATTTCCTTTTGAATCGAATCTCGAAATAATCGTTGCTGAACCCTATTTGGATATTGTTTCCTATTCCACAAATAATTCGCAAAAAGGATTAATCACTCCCGGAGATACGATTTTTATGAATATTGAGGTTAGAAATTTTGGAGCGGAATCCATTGGAGAGGTGGAATCGGAACTTGACACAGAAAGTGATAAAATAGTCATCTTGGATGGTCAGATCGAAATCGGGGAAGTGCCGGCTAACACTTCGCTAATAATCGAAAATGCTTTTTTATTCTCCGTCTCTTCTGAGATGCAAAATGGTGAAACGATTTTTCTGGATTACGAAATCACCGGAGAAGATCAATATTTTAAGCAGGGTTCTCTTCCTGTTCTCGGGGCAACACCTGTTCTTTCATATTTTTATAATGAGTATGAGAATGAGAATAATCCCGAACCCGGGGAAAGTGCTGAAATCCATCTCCTGATGGAAAATTCCGGATTTGCCGAATCTCAAAATGTAGAAATTGAATTTACCGCTCAGATCCCATTCATCGAAATTTTGGAACCGGTTACTAATTTGGAAAATATTCCGGCAGAAAAGTTTGCAGACCATATTCTTCCTGTAAGCATTTTGCCAAATTGCCCTACCCCATCTTTTGCGGAAATTGTAATGAATTTTGAAACTGAAACCGGTTATACTTTTGCAGACACATTTTCAATAGGAATAGGTGAAATAGGATTTTTCGACGAGATGGAAAGTGGTGATGAAAACTGGGAGCATTTTGGCGAAAATGATCTCTGGCATCTCTCGTCAGAGCAAAATTTTTCCGGTGAATACAGCTGGTATTGTGGCGATGAAGCAACTTTGACTTATGTAAATGACATGGATGCAAAGCTTCAAACTGAGGGAATAATTTTGGAAAAAAATGCCGAACTCTCTTTTTGGTGCTGGTATCAATTCCCAAATTATGGCACGGATGGTATTTATGCAGAAATATATGATGGAACGGAATGGATAGAACTTGATTTTATCGGAAGTGGTGGTGCTCTCGGAATTCTGCCAACCAGTAACGATTGGATTCAATACGTTTATGATCTTTCCGGATTTCCGCAGGGGACTGCAATTTCGTTAAGATTTCGAATGCATAGCGACGAATCTGAAGTGGAAGAAGGTGCGTTCATTGATGATGTGAAAATCGCAGGGACGAACAGAGTGATCTCTGCGAATTTTTCTGCGGATAATTTATACGGGGCTGAACCCTTAGTGGTAAATTTTACAGATAAAAGTTATTCTGCAGTTGATTCCATAGCTTCTTGGTTTTGGGAATTTGAAGACGGGTCTTTCAGTTATGAACAAAATCCAACCCACACTTTTGATGGTGTAGGCTCGGGAAAACAAACGATTAAACTTACGGTCGAAGATGAATTTGGATTTTCTTCTGAAAAAATAAGAGCCAATTATATTGAGGTGCTCAGCCTGGCAGTGGATGAAAATCCGTTTGGAAGCACTGTATTTCATCAAAATTATCCAAATCCGTTCGCTGCAATTAGCGGAACTTCCATTCGTTTTGGGATCAAGAAAAAGCAAGATGTTCAAATAGATATTTTCAACATTTTAGGGCAAAAGGTAAAAAATATCGTTGCTGAAGAATTACCTCCCGGAAATTATTCATTTAATTGGGATGGAAAAAATGCGATGAATGATCAGGTTTCAGTCGGAGTATATTTCTACCGAATTAAAACCAAACAGAATAATTACGTGAGGAAAATGCTGTTGATGAGGTGA
- a CDS encoding RNA methyltransferase, whose product MKFSQNKFLTFSEEMQQKKLLDFINEIEKKWDNKELRLNLIREFNQCLGFIDSAKYFKKKIYINTTISLRDFLQIVAPFVNQYGSDLRDSDFIILKQDGEKNSTNNKTFPLYLILNNLRSAFNVGSIIRSAECFGIKKIYFCGYTPTPQNDKVKKTAMGTEKYLEWEMYKTAGEIIKKLREENIRIYAAETVQNAISIYQTNFQSPCVLVLGNEALGISKKILELCDEIVQIPMSGWKNSLNVGVTAGICISEIKRQWMKSRKNKKR is encoded by the coding sequence ATGAAATTCTCACAAAATAAGTTTCTAACCTTCTCCGAAGAAATGCAGCAAAAAAAATTGCTTGATTTCATTAACGAAATCGAAAAAAAATGGGATAATAAAGAACTCCGCTTAAATCTTATCAGGGAATTCAATCAATGTCTGGGATTTATAGATTCTGCAAAATATTTTAAGAAAAAAATTTATATTAATACAACAATTTCTTTGCGGGATTTTCTCCAAATTGTAGCACCTTTTGTAAATCAGTATGGAAGCGATTTAAGAGATTCGGATTTTATCATTTTAAAACAAGATGGAGAAAAAAATTCTACAAACAATAAAACATTTCCTCTATATCTCATTCTGAACAATCTTCGTTCCGCCTTCAATGTTGGCTCGATCATTCGCTCTGCAGAATGTTTTGGAATAAAAAAAATATATTTCTGCGGTTACACACCCACTCCCCAAAATGATAAAGTGAAGAAAACCGCTATGGGAACTGAAAAGTATCTTGAGTGGGAAATGTATAAAACAGCGGGAGAAATAATCAAAAAATTACGTGAGGAAAATATTAGAATTTATGCTGCCGAAACCGTTCAAAATGCAATATCAATTTATCAAACAAATTTTCAATCCCCGTGTGTCTTGGTGCTTGGGAATGAAGCACTCGGAATATCAAAAAAGATTCTGGAACTTTGTGATGAAATCGTTCAAATACCAATGTCCGGTTGGAAAAATTCGCTAAACGTTGGAGTAACTGCTGGAATTTGTATTTCCGAAATTAAAAGGCAATGGATGAAATCGAGGAAAAACAAAAAAAGGTGA
- a CDS encoding Fic/DOC family N-terminal domain-containing protein, with the protein MTNFDRKIPFDDLPLLPPKLAEFETKNILLKTITASRALAKLNGAMTNLPNPRLFLDTIHLQEAKASSEIENIITTNDDLYKAVVAKKKFDNPATKEVLSYKEALSLGLDRLDSRPFITTNLCIEIVQCIKQNSSGIRVIPGTTLSNTNGEVIYTPPSGESIIRDKLANLEKFINQDVSLDPLIKMAIMHYQFEAIHPFSDGNGRTGRILLLLYLKMEKLLDIPAIYLSEYIIKNKTDYYKKLRNITENNDWEEFILYMLDMIESTANKGLIRLDNVISLMEKTSEKIKNELPKVYSKDLIEIIFRLPYTKRQFLINAGLGTLKTVGNYLILLEEKGFLDSIKVGKEKLYLNYKLMEILEK; encoded by the coding sequence ATGACAAATTTTGACAGAAAAATACCATTTGATGATTTGCCTTTACTTCCGCCAAAATTGGCTGAATTTGAAACAAAAAATATTTTACTAAAAACAATAACTGCAAGTAGGGCATTGGCTAAACTAAACGGAGCCATGACAAACTTACCAAATCCAAGACTTTTTCTTGATACAATACACTTGCAAGAAGCAAAGGCAAGTTCTGAAATTGAAAATATCATAACTACCAATGATGATTTATATAAGGCAGTAGTAGCAAAAAAAAAGTTTGATAATCCTGCCACTAAAGAAGTTCTGAGTTACAAAGAAGCATTATCGTTAGGACTTGACCGATTAGATTCACGACCATTTATCACTACGAACCTTTGCATTGAGATTGTCCAGTGCATAAAACAGAATTCTTCAGGAATCAGGGTTATACCTGGCACTACTCTTTCAAATACAAATGGAGAAGTTATTTACACTCCACCCTCCGGAGAAAGTATAATTCGAGATAAATTAGCAAATCTTGAAAAATTCATTAATCAGGATGTTTCATTAGATCCTTTGATTAAAATGGCTATAATGCATTATCAATTTGAAGCAATTCACCCATTTTCAGATGGTAATGGAAGAACAGGAAGAATTCTTTTGCTTTTATATTTAAAAATGGAAAAATTGTTAGACATCCCGGCGATTTATCTTAGCGAATATATTATAAAGAATAAAACAGATTACTATAAGAAACTAAGGAATATAACAGAAAACAATGATTGGGAAGAATTTATTCTTTACATGCTTGATATGATAGAATCAACTGCTAATAAAGGCTTAATCCGTTTAGATAATGTGATTTCTCTAATGGAAAAAACATCAGAAAAAATTAAGAATGAACTCCCAAAAGTTTACTCAAAAGACTTAATAGAAATAATATTCAGATTGCCATATACAAAAAGACAATTTCTGATTAACGCTGGGTTGGGAACTCTTAAAACTGTTGGCAATTATCTTATCTTACTTGAAGAAAAAGGATTTTTAGATTCAATAAAAGTAGGCAAGGAAAAACTATATCTTAATTACAAATTAATGGAAATATTAGAAAAATAA